From Carassius gibelio isolate Cgi1373 ecotype wild population from Czech Republic chromosome B21, carGib1.2-hapl.c, whole genome shotgun sequence, the proteins below share one genomic window:
- the LOC127986494 gene encoding cytokine-like protein 1, protein MLAPTLLVLLGLTVTGLRAQPYPIPPTCYSKVLAMGMEITQTAAQIKTDYDTYRCTAHLPNLYIDVHNACVMPTMISYMTLLDELRARRCSYTTKVKNLRDTIRQLYIFMSQKCHGDLVFTRDNCGALHRRGWRG, encoded by the exons ATGCTCGCTCCCACACTGCTTGTGCTGCTTGGGCTGACGGTGACGGGGCTCAGGGCTCAACCGTACCCCATCCCACCCACCTGTTACTCCAAAGTGCTGGCCATGGGGATGGAGATCACCCAGACAGCGGCCCAGATCAAAACTGACTACGACACT TACAGATGCACAGCGCACCTGCCCAACCTCTACATCGACGTTCAC AACGCTTGTGTGATGCCCACTATGATCTCGTATATGACTCTGCTGGACGAACTGAGAGCACGGAGATGTTCGTACACCACGAAAGTGAAGAATCTAAGGGATACGATCAGACAACTCTATATCTTCATGTCACAGAAATGTCACGGG GACTTGGTTTTTACTCGTGATAACTGTGGAGCATTGCACCGCAGAGGATGGAGAGGCTGA